Proteins encoded within one genomic window of Deinococcus hopiensis KR-140:
- the xylA gene encoding xylose isomerase produces MTNYTPTPADKFTFGLWTVGQTGRDPFGEATRPGFSAPDIVRKLAELGAYGVTFHDNDLVPIDASAAERDRIANDFRAALNETGLVVPMATTNLFTDPAFKDGAFTSADARVRAYALQKTMQAMDLGAEFGAQTYVFWGGREGTEVDGSGKLLDALAWFRDSLNFLAQYSQDQGYNYRFALEPKPNEPRGDIFLPTVGSALGFIATLEQPELFGVNPEFAHETMAGLSFPHAIAQAIDAGKLFHIDLNDQKMGRFDQDLRFGAENPKGAFFTVKLLEDSGYGGPRHFDAHALRTEDAEGVWAFARGCMRTYLILKDKVAQFNADPEIQAALQAYRVQDAELEALSKSYSTANAQALKGRTFDRGALGQRGLGLEHLDQLTAELLLGVRGNAANTAQRQMVTTA; encoded by the coding sequence ATGACCAACTACACACCCACACCTGCTGACAAATTCACCTTTGGCCTCTGGACCGTCGGTCAGACTGGGCGCGACCCTTTTGGAGAAGCCACCCGTCCCGGGTTCTCCGCGCCTGATATCGTCCGCAAGCTCGCCGAACTCGGCGCGTACGGGGTCACCTTCCACGACAACGATCTGGTGCCCATCGACGCTTCCGCCGCTGAGCGTGACCGCATCGCCAACGACTTCCGCGCTGCCCTAAACGAAACTGGTCTCGTCGTCCCGATGGCGACCACCAACCTCTTCACCGATCCCGCCTTCAAGGACGGGGCGTTCACGAGCGCGGACGCCCGCGTGCGCGCCTACGCCCTGCAAAAGACGATGCAGGCGATGGATCTGGGTGCCGAGTTCGGGGCGCAGACCTACGTCTTCTGGGGCGGCCGTGAAGGCACCGAAGTCGATGGCAGCGGCAAACTGCTCGATGCCCTTGCGTGGTTCCGCGACAGCCTCAACTTTCTGGCGCAGTACAGCCAGGACCAGGGGTACAACTACCGGTTTGCTCTGGAACCCAAGCCAAATGAGCCGCGGGGGGACATCTTCCTGCCCACCGTCGGCTCGGCGTTGGGCTTCATTGCCACCCTCGAACAACCGGAGCTGTTCGGGGTCAATCCCGAGTTTGCCCATGAGACGATGGCAGGACTCTCGTTTCCTCACGCCATCGCCCAGGCGATCGACGCGGGCAAGCTGTTTCACATTGACCTCAACGATCAGAAGATGGGGCGCTTCGATCAGGACCTGCGCTTCGGGGCCGAGAACCCCAAGGGCGCGTTTTTCACGGTCAAACTGCTGGAAGACAGTGGGTACGGCGGTCCCCGACACTTTGACGCCCACGCATTGAGAACCGAAGATGCCGAAGGGGTCTGGGCCTTTGCCCGGGGCTGCATGCGCACCTACCTCATCCTCAAGGACAAGGTGGCGCAGTTCAACGCTGACCCCGAGATTCAGGCAGCGTTGCAGGCCTACAGGGTGCAAGACGCTGAACTCGAAGCGCTCAGCAAGTCCTACTCGACTGCGAATGCCCAGGCGCTTAAGGGCCGCACCTTTGACAGGGGAGCACTGGGACAGCGTGGCTTGGGCCTCGAACACCTCGATCAGCTCACTGCCGAACTCCTCCTCGGCGTGCGGGGCAACGCGGCCAACACCGCTCAACGGCAGATGGTGACGACGGCGTGA
- a CDS encoding VTT domain-containing protein: protein MPLLTDPTPLLQHSVYSAPLSVSLLIADVVLPVPSSLIMVANGALYGTVIGAALSLLGTIGATLLGYFLGKRGSPFLTRHIPLHARETSQQLLQRWGLLAIIITRPVPLLAETTAILAGTSGLRWTSVMLAAAAGALPAAILYAAAGAATLKLQSSAIIFAAVLAIAGVVWMAGYVLQRHLTQRARTRTS, encoded by the coding sequence GTGCCGCTCCTCACCGATCCGACTCCTCTGCTCCAGCACAGTGTGTACAGCGCGCCGCTGAGCGTCTCCCTGCTGATTGCGGATGTCGTCCTCCCCGTACCTTCCAGCCTGATTATGGTTGCCAACGGCGCGCTCTACGGCACCGTGATAGGCGCAGCGTTGTCGCTGCTGGGCACCATAGGTGCGACCCTGCTCGGATACTTTCTCGGAAAGCGCGGCTCCCCTTTCCTCACGCGGCACATCCCCCTCCATGCCCGCGAAACCTCACAGCAGCTCCTGCAGCGCTGGGGTTTGCTGGCGATCATCATTACTCGCCCTGTTCCGCTACTCGCGGAAACCACAGCGATCCTCGCCGGGACGAGTGGGCTGCGGTGGACGTCCGTCATGCTGGCCGCCGCTGCGGGAGCACTCCCGGCGGCGATTCTGTACGCCGCTGCGGGAGCCGCAACGCTCAAGCTGCAGAGCAGCGCCATCATTTTCGCCGCAGTACTTGCCATTGCCGGCGTGGTTTGGATGGCTGGGTACGTCCTGCAACGCCACCTCACACAGCGCGCCAGGACGCGTACCTCCTGA
- a CDS encoding transposase, protein MPGRTHGREFKLEIVNQINGGQKTTAQLCREHALSPSLIHRWRKEVEARGEAAFTDQAKPDQSLEQRIAELERFCGQLSLENTILKKSLSTYRSKNGTK, encoded by the coding sequence ATGCCCGGGCGCACCCACGGCCGTGAGTTCAAGCTGGAAATCGTGAATCAAATCAACGGAGGTCAAAAGACAACCGCCCAGCTCTGCCGAGAACACGCTCTCTCGCCCAGTCTGATCCACCGCTGGCGGAAGGAGGTCGAGGCGCGAGGAGAAGCAGCGTTCACCGACCAGGCCAAACCCGACCAATCGTTGGAACAACGCATCGCTGAGTTGGAACGGTTTTGCGGGCAGTTGTCGTTGGAGAACACGATCCTAAAAAAGTCGTTGTCGACATACCGCTCGAAAAACGGCACCAAATGA
- a CDS encoding pilus assembly FimT family protein: MQAEIIHNTKPSHRNAGFSILELLVVIAIIGILAGVIASSLRLLQKPALSDARAISAAIKVARSKAIGTTSAVQAIFNTSTRTLNLQQGTNCSATTWSNFPGTYNITLNSQVETVSATSPIAFRVCFNSRGLASNTAILKIKDARSPTYTISIFLGGAVEVTQ, from the coding sequence TTGCAAGCAGAAATTATTCATAATACAAAACCATCACACCGTAATGCCGGATTTTCAATTCTTGAACTATTGGTGGTGATAGCCATTATTGGAATATTGGCTGGAGTTATAGCCTCCAGCCTACGCCTCTTACAGAAGCCCGCGCTTAGTGATGCCAGGGCTATAAGCGCTGCTATAAAAGTTGCCCGAAGCAAAGCCATTGGCACAACCAGCGCTGTTCAGGCCATCTTTAATACATCTACAAGAACTCTAAATCTACAGCAAGGTACCAATTGCTCCGCAACAACCTGGAGTAATTTCCCCGGCACTTATAACATTACTCTCAATAGCCAGGTTGAAACAGTCTCAGCCACATCTCCTATAGCATTCAGAGTATGCTTCAATTCCAGAGGCTTGGCCAGCAATACTGCAATTTTAAAAATCAAGGATGCCCGTTCTCCTACTTATACGATAAGTATTTTTCTCGGTGGAGCAGTTGAGGTTACTCAATGA
- a CDS encoding type IV pilus modification PilV family protein, with protein sequence MKLSQGFTLIEAIVSLLILGVIMSAFVPIFLNNLKMNTESERISQATSAIESFFDKLRTAPVNKIPTSGVGQEDISVNGVIYKIEATYCRNASLCTDNSRMVTAKALFNNRSIASAETIFTEVNYAKP encoded by the coding sequence ATGAAATTGTCTCAAGGATTTACATTAATAGAAGCAATTGTCTCTCTGTTGATTCTGGGAGTCATTATGTCCGCCTTCGTTCCAATCTTCCTTAATAATCTCAAGATGAATACGGAAAGTGAGCGAATATCTCAGGCCACCAGCGCAATAGAAAGTTTCTTTGATAAATTAAGAACTGCACCTGTCAATAAAATACCAACAAGTGGGGTTGGCCAAGAGGATATCTCCGTGAATGGAGTTATCTACAAAATAGAGGCGACTTACTGTAGAAATGCTTCTCTATGTACTGATAACAGTCGGATGGTAACTGCCAAGGCTTTGTTCAACAATAGGAGTATAGCAAGTGCAGAAACTATTTTCACGGAGGTGAATTATGCTAAACCATAG
- a CDS encoding PilW family protein encodes MLNHSQGFTLVELMVAMFISSLILVLTFTLVDGNRKLYDTDSRRVDVNQNLQSALLILTNDLRQAGERLPANFPSLEVVTGTSDTIILRRNILDVVLPVCKDINGGSNRDVVFIAKNGSSKIPANCKDADPNLLTTWKKYRLDNGGKIKAYIYDPKLKRGEMFTYDDEDSSGQKIHHEGDHWDYDYDIDNEPVLYVIEERTYRVLDGDLVMDENKTGYQPVAPNISAMKASLVLKDGTVATGNFPTLSANWKDLNDVNLSLTGTSTFAGRSTTRTLSNKVSLRNAFSADQ; translated from the coding sequence ATGCTAAACCATAGCCAAGGCTTTACACTCGTTGAGCTGATGGTTGCAATGTTCATCAGTAGTCTCATTCTAGTCCTAACTTTCACACTTGTTGATGGAAATCGAAAATTATATGATACAGATAGCCGCCGAGTAGATGTAAATCAGAATCTACAGAGCGCCCTTCTTATACTTACTAATGATCTACGCCAAGCAGGAGAGAGGCTCCCAGCCAATTTTCCTTCCCTTGAAGTTGTGACTGGGACTAGCGACACTATAATACTAAGGCGCAATATTCTTGATGTCGTTCTACCAGTTTGCAAAGATATTAACGGTGGATCTAATCGGGATGTCGTTTTTATTGCGAAAAATGGTAGTTCAAAAATCCCAGCCAACTGCAAAGACGCCGACCCAAATCTTCTTACTACATGGAAGAAATATAGACTGGACAACGGTGGAAAAATAAAAGCTTATATATATGATCCTAAACTAAAGCGAGGGGAGATGTTCACCTATGACGATGAGGATAGCTCTGGCCAGAAAATTCATCATGAGGGCGATCACTGGGACTACGATTATGATATTGACAATGAACCCGTCTTATATGTAATAGAAGAAAGAACATACAGGGTGTTGGACGGAGATTTAGTTATGGATGAAAATAAGACAGGCTACCAACCCGTGGCACCAAATATTAGCGCTATGAAAGCCTCCCTGGTATTAAAAGACGGAACGGTTGCTACCGGAAACTTCCCTACTTTATCAGCCAACTGGAAGGACTTGAATGATGTAAACTTATCTCTTACCGGAACTTCAACCTTTGCAGGAAGATCAACAACGCGCACCTTGTCGAATAAAGTCTCTCTCCGCAACGCATTCTCGGCGGATCAATGA
- a CDS encoding ROK family transcriptional regulator: MTLPPLHYRAGDQGFLKQLNRSAVLDMVRREPGISRADLALRTQLTKASVGMMVQELLEQGWLTEGGWQQGNVGRPGRALHLNEDQHVLLGAEVGVEGLRVVGCTLTGQILAHLDVVVPSTNPEATAQSLAGLIRELLGQPELAGREILGLGVAVPGPVSLHAPTLLFAPNLGWRDVSFLALLKPFLPDLGGFWLLENEAKAAAFGEVYFSEQEEPELLAYISLGTGIGSGLMLGTPVPHLLRGAQGLAGEIGHSVLQVSGLYCHCGNRGCAETLVSGWSIRAALGLPSGLLLEDALASRMQDVDVQVTLQRAGEALGMLLTNLHHTFNPSDIVIGGALTRLGDALLHPALTFFEKHQRHLYASASPVRLHVRTDSTYISARGAAAQILAKVLH, encoded by the coding sequence ATGACCTTACCGCCCCTTCACTACCGCGCTGGAGACCAGGGCTTTCTCAAGCAGCTCAATCGGTCGGCTGTCCTGGATATGGTGCGCCGGGAACCTGGCATTTCCAGAGCAGATCTGGCGCTCAGGACGCAGCTAACCAAAGCCTCCGTTGGCATGATGGTGCAGGAGCTGCTGGAACAGGGTTGGCTGACTGAAGGGGGGTGGCAGCAGGGAAACGTCGGGCGTCCCGGGCGCGCTTTGCATCTCAATGAGGATCAGCACGTTTTGCTGGGCGCGGAAGTTGGGGTAGAAGGCCTCCGGGTTGTCGGCTGCACCCTGACTGGCCAAATCCTTGCCCACCTCGACGTCGTGGTCCCATCGACCAATCCCGAAGCTACCGCACAGTCTCTTGCGGGCCTTATCCGGGAATTGCTGGGTCAGCCCGAGCTCGCCGGCCGTGAAATCCTGGGGCTGGGTGTGGCAGTTCCAGGACCAGTCTCGTTGCACGCGCCTACCCTCCTGTTCGCTCCGAACCTCGGTTGGCGAGACGTTTCCTTTCTGGCCCTTCTCAAGCCTTTTCTGCCCGATCTGGGCGGCTTTTGGCTGTTAGAGAACGAAGCGAAAGCAGCCGCCTTTGGGGAGGTCTACTTTTCCGAACAGGAGGAGCCGGAACTGCTCGCTTATATCAGTTTGGGGACGGGGATCGGCAGCGGCCTGATGCTGGGGACTCCCGTTCCCCACCTGTTGCGGGGCGCTCAAGGCCTGGCCGGTGAGATCGGGCACTCCGTACTGCAGGTGTCTGGGCTGTACTGCCACTGCGGAAACCGCGGGTGTGCCGAAACGCTGGTCAGCGGTTGGTCGATTCGCGCCGCCTTGGGCCTTCCCTCCGGCCTTCTTCTGGAAGACGCTCTCGCGTCGCGCATGCAGGACGTGGATGTGCAGGTCACCCTTCAACGTGCAGGTGAAGCACTGGGAATGCTCCTCACGAATCTGCACCATACGTTCAACCCCAGCGATATCGTGATCGGAGGTGCCCTGACCCGGCTGGGCGACGCCCTTCTGCACCCCGCGCTGACCTTCTTTGAAAAGCATCAGCGCCACCTGTATGCATCGGCGTCTCCCGTTCGTCTGCACGTCCGTACGGACAGCACCTATATTTCTGCACGCGGAGCAGCGGCGCAGATTCTCGCCAAAGTCCTTCACTAA
- a CDS encoding substrate-binding domain-containing protein, with protein sequence MKTTLALSLIFSLSLGSGVQAQTQDIAEVVVSIPAANHGWTSGVLYHASQAKEYLARLYPRHHITIKTSANATEQIKQLQELSTAKKIAALIILPHESQPLTAPVRKIVDQGVFVTVVDRNLSDQTARNAYVGGDNVGFGRIAGQYIGAKLGTQGGNVVVLRGLKSVIDDQRNRAFQEALKQYPAVKILDDQYGNWNRPDAKRVMQSYLSRFPKIDAVWASDDDMALGVLEALRESGRRDVRVVLGGSGMKEMVKKIMDGDPLVTADVTYSPSMIADAMHLTLKSLAGEQPIPPKTLRPSVLITKENAGKYYFPQSPY encoded by the coding sequence TTGAAAACTACCCTCGCTTTGTCTTTGATTTTTTCGCTATCGCTTGGCTCAGGCGTACAAGCTCAGACACAAGACATCGCCGAAGTCGTAGTATCAATTCCTGCCGCAAATCATGGCTGGACATCAGGCGTACTTTATCACGCGAGTCAAGCAAAAGAATACCTTGCTCGTTTATATCCTCGTCACCACATCACTATTAAGACGTCTGCAAATGCCACCGAACAAATCAAACAGCTGCAGGAGTTAAGTACTGCAAAAAAGATTGCTGCCCTAATCATTCTTCCACATGAAAGTCAGCCCCTCACGGCACCAGTACGGAAGATTGTGGATCAAGGTGTATTTGTCACTGTCGTGGACCGCAACCTCAGCGATCAAACCGCCCGGAACGCCTATGTTGGAGGTGACAACGTGGGTTTTGGACGAATAGCGGGACAGTATATCGGTGCCAAACTCGGCACCCAGGGCGGAAATGTGGTGGTGCTCCGAGGACTGAAAAGCGTCATTGACGACCAGCGTAACCGCGCCTTCCAGGAAGCTTTAAAGCAATATCCGGCTGTCAAAATCCTTGATGACCAATACGGCAACTGGAACAGACCAGACGCCAAACGAGTTATGCAGAGCTACCTCTCGCGGTTCCCCAAAATTGACGCTGTATGGGCTTCGGACGATGACATGGCCCTCGGGGTACTAGAAGCCCTACGCGAAAGTGGACGGCGTGATGTCCGTGTCGTTCTGGGTGGCAGCGGCATGAAGGAAATGGTCAAAAAGATCATGGACGGTGACCCACTGGTTACTGCCGACGTGACCTATTCGCCCAGTATGATCGCAGATGCCATGCACCTCACCTTGAAGAGCCTGGCAGGTGAACAACCCATACCTCCCAAGACGCTACGCCCATCTGTGTTGATTACGAAGGAGAACGCAGGAAAATACTACTTTCCCCAGTCGCCATATTAA
- the xylB gene encoding xylulokinase codes for MTHPPVTLGLDLGTSGVKVVALNAQGQVVAHSSRTYPLLTPRPGWTEQRPQDWENASLDALREIAAQLQALGAVPLALGLSGQMHGAVFLDAQGEVIRPAPLWNDQRTAAQVKRIERTVPRADLIARTGNRAVTGFQLPKILWLRDEEPTAFARLAHVLLPKDYLGYVLTGVMATEPSDASGVGALHLDRRDWDAGVLDALNLPVHLFPQVVKSWDVTGSLRADLAALTGLPTNLPVVAGGGDNAAAGIALGLSSARPDLGSVSLGTSGVLFAPLSQATPDPQGRVHLFAHADGGYHLLGVTLSCAGALQWMRDKICPEVSFETLLTEAQQVPAGPRNPVFLPYLAGERSPYMDPDLRGAWLELSLAHGRGHLTRALLEGTAFALADTYEVMRPLTQVTTFLATGGGARSDFWLGLVAGALGSRVERPAHEPGAADGAAILAMPAAGLYPDLTSAMQALRTVGTPVSPLQTAPAYHNHTAALTQLYPRLQPTSIVRPTTRAGVYMDDLLRAMGTEG; via the coding sequence GTGACCCACCCTCCCGTCACTCTTGGGCTGGACTTGGGTACCAGTGGCGTCAAGGTCGTGGCCCTAAACGCGCAGGGGCAGGTGGTGGCGCACAGTAGCCGAACGTACCCCCTGCTCACACCCCGCCCCGGCTGGACCGAACAGCGCCCCCAGGACTGGGAAAACGCCAGCCTGGACGCCCTGCGGGAGATCGCTGCGCAACTGCAGGCTCTAGGGGCCGTCCCCCTTGCCCTGGGCCTGAGCGGGCAGATGCACGGCGCAGTCTTTCTAGACGCCCAGGGTGAGGTGATCCGTCCCGCTCCCCTCTGGAACGATCAGCGCACCGCCGCCCAGGTGAAGCGCATCGAGCGCACTGTTCCGCGCGCTGACTTGATTGCCCGCACCGGCAACCGGGCAGTCACGGGCTTTCAACTGCCCAAGATTCTGTGGTTGAGGGACGAGGAACCCACTGCATTTGCCCGCCTCGCGCATGTGCTGCTGCCCAAGGATTACCTGGGGTACGTCCTGACGGGGGTCATGGCCACGGAGCCCAGTGACGCCTCCGGCGTCGGTGCGCTTCACTTGGATCGCCGGGACTGGGACGCCGGAGTACTGGACGCCCTGAACCTCCCTGTTCACCTTTTCCCGCAGGTGGTGAAGTCCTGGGACGTCACGGGCTCGCTCCGGGCAGACCTGGCCGCTCTCACAGGCCTTCCGACGAATCTGCCGGTGGTCGCTGGAGGCGGCGACAACGCCGCAGCCGGAATCGCACTGGGCCTGAGTTCTGCGCGTCCAGACCTGGGCAGTGTGAGTTTGGGAACGAGTGGGGTGCTGTTCGCACCCCTCTCGCAGGCTACGCCGGATCCGCAAGGACGGGTTCACCTGTTTGCGCATGCTGACGGGGGATATCACCTGCTGGGGGTCACACTGTCCTGCGCAGGAGCACTGCAATGGATGAGGGACAAGATCTGCCCGGAAGTGAGCTTTGAGACCCTACTGACCGAAGCGCAGCAGGTACCGGCGGGACCGAGAAATCCAGTTTTCCTGCCCTACCTGGCGGGAGAACGCAGTCCCTACATGGACCCGGACCTCCGGGGGGCGTGGCTGGAGCTCTCGCTGGCCCACGGTCGGGGACACCTCACCCGTGCCCTCCTCGAAGGCACAGCGTTTGCGCTCGCAGACACCTATGAGGTCATGCGTCCCCTCACGCAGGTGACCACTTTCCTCGCCACCGGGGGTGGAGCCCGCAGTGACTTCTGGTTGGGTCTGGTGGCGGGAGCGCTGGGGAGCCGCGTCGAACGACCGGCCCATGAACCTGGAGCAGCAGACGGTGCAGCCATTCTCGCGATGCCCGCTGCGGGACTGTATCCCGATCTGACCTCGGCCATGCAAGCTCTCAGAACGGTCGGCACTCCCGTTTCACCTCTCCAGACTGCCCCCGCGTACCACAACCACACCGCCGCCCTCACCCAGCTCTACCCTCGTCTCCAACCCACCTCCATCGTTCGCCCGACCACTCGCGCAGGCGTTTACATGGATGATCTACTCCGCGCGATGGGAACTGAGGGCTGA
- a CDS encoding IS3 family transposase, with protein MRGTRPKEVSVRRLCELHGVNRSWFYEQQDREEVDADQALSQDIEAVVVEFNGYGYRRVTRELARRGRPVNHKRVLRVMRERRLLCRPKRRYRATTNSNHNEKRFPNLLREVVPMRPDQVWQADLTYVRVRHGFVYLACVLDGFTREVVDWSMSKFLDVDLPLAGQGNALAARCPAPGLLHH; from the coding sequence ATGCGCGGAACGCGCCCAAAAGAGGTGTCGGTGCGTCGTCTGTGTGAGCTGCACGGGGTCAATCGCTCGTGGTTCTACGAACAACAGGACCGGGAGGAGGTGGATGCCGATCAGGCGTTGTCCCAGGACATTGAAGCCGTCGTGGTGGAATTCAATGGGTACGGATATCGGCGTGTCACCCGCGAGTTGGCCCGACGAGGCCGTCCGGTGAACCACAAGCGCGTGTTGAGAGTCATGCGGGAACGCCGGTTGCTCTGCCGCCCCAAGAGACGCTACCGGGCGACAACGAATTCGAATCACAACGAGAAACGCTTCCCAAATCTGCTGCGCGAAGTTGTCCCAATGCGGCCAGATCAGGTCTGGCAGGCCGATCTCACCTATGTGCGAGTCCGGCACGGCTTTGTGTACCTGGCCTGCGTGCTGGACGGTTTTACCCGTGAGGTGGTCGACTGGTCCATGTCAAAGTTCCTGGACGTGGATTTGCCGTTGGCAGGGCAGGGCAACGCGCTCGCGGCGCGTTGCCCTGCCCCTGGTCTGCTGCACCACTGA
- a CDS encoding MDR family MFS transporter gives MMLAVFLAALDNTIIATAGPSIQRALLLNAGMYAWLTTAYLITSTVFVPLYGKLSDEIGRKPVLLTGIAIFLLGSIGCGLSQNVSALIAMRAVQGVGAAALFTTAFALIADLYPPGERARMTGLIGATFGLSSVLGPLAGGIITQTFGWRWNFWINVPLACLALIFITAFMPRWTHRPFAPRRPFDTWGAAALLLGSIPLLIALAQGRPRLEPGQAGFLWLSWPTFALVLLSILGTIAFIRMEQRAPNPLLNIAFFRSPLFSKATLAAFLVGMVFLGPMIFLPLYLVNVVGLSAMTAGATIIPLSLGIVAGTVITGQLLHRFQRPKSLMLATLGLMLTALTILGFTLTVHTGVLDITLKMVFLGLSLGPAIPLYTLTAQQAAPAEETGAATAVVTFARQLGNVCGVALLGSIFASTVGINLQHTKTTVLNSLPASTRSEFSTYTDQTTQTELNIQRIREDVLSKIDERGRVITKAIMDNDPASVAIVLNDPRTPQVLREPLSGGGIVHWVRERHRHKQQQLQNALVGGEPSAIRRLLSADDTPFEVREALLIGTPSQRRALAERLLKDGPNNEANEIFSTQRTRLDGAMYGLNAARSQVRQALDVFEVGLKEALTLALRNVFQAGLIVALLALLVTLTLPGTKRQTQLARVARGELLQPPQPSNDITPVRSHKRLLTAEEDGVKRRRKKRLRGSTKGIAD, from the coding sequence ATGATGCTCGCGGTGTTCCTCGCTGCTCTGGACAACACCATCATCGCAACGGCTGGTCCCTCCATACAGCGTGCCCTGCTCCTCAACGCCGGCATGTATGCGTGGTTGACCACAGCGTATTTGATTACTTCCACCGTCTTCGTGCCGCTGTACGGCAAACTCTCCGATGAAATCGGACGCAAGCCCGTGCTGCTCACGGGAATTGCCATCTTCCTACTGGGTTCGATTGGCTGCGGCCTCTCGCAGAATGTCAGTGCCCTGATCGCTATGCGGGCCGTACAAGGTGTTGGCGCGGCCGCGTTGTTCACCACGGCTTTCGCGTTAATCGCCGATCTGTATCCTCCTGGAGAGCGGGCCCGCATGACCGGCCTGATCGGCGCGACCTTTGGACTTTCCAGTGTCCTGGGTCCGTTGGCAGGAGGAATCATCACGCAAACCTTTGGTTGGCGTTGGAACTTCTGGATCAACGTCCCCCTTGCTTGCCTGGCGTTGATCTTTATTACGGCGTTCATGCCCCGCTGGACGCACCGACCCTTTGCTCCGCGCCGCCCATTCGACACCTGGGGCGCAGCAGCACTGTTGCTTGGCAGCATACCCCTCCTGATCGCGCTCGCGCAGGGGCGTCCGCGCCTCGAACCCGGGCAGGCAGGCTTTTTGTGGCTGTCCTGGCCTACGTTCGCGCTGGTTCTCCTCTCCATCCTGGGGACCATTGCCTTTATTCGCATGGAGCAGCGCGCACCGAACCCCCTGCTGAACATCGCCTTTTTTCGCAGTCCGCTGTTCAGTAAAGCCACCCTCGCGGCGTTCCTGGTCGGCATGGTCTTCCTCGGACCGATGATCTTCCTCCCGCTGTACCTGGTCAATGTGGTCGGGCTGAGTGCCATGACTGCCGGCGCGACCATCATTCCCCTCTCCCTGGGTATTGTGGCGGGAACAGTCATCACGGGCCAACTGCTCCACCGCTTCCAAAGACCAAAGTCCCTGATGCTGGCAACGCTGGGCCTCATGCTCACGGCCTTGACCATCCTGGGCTTCACCCTGACCGTTCACACCGGCGTGCTGGACATCACCCTCAAGATGGTCTTTCTGGGACTGAGCTTAGGACCAGCCATTCCGCTGTACACCCTCACGGCACAGCAGGCTGCGCCTGCAGAGGAAACGGGCGCCGCTACGGCAGTCGTGACTTTCGCACGGCAGCTCGGCAACGTCTGCGGCGTCGCCTTACTGGGGTCTATCTTCGCTTCCACGGTCGGCATCAACTTACAGCACACCAAAACCACGGTCCTGAATTCACTTCCTGCAAGTACCCGAAGTGAGTTTTCAACCTACACCGACCAGACCACCCAGACCGAATTGAACATTCAGCGCATTCGTGAAGATGTCCTCAGCAAAATCGATGAACGGGGCCGCGTCATTACCAAAGCCATCATGGACAACGACCCTGCGAGCGTCGCCATTGTTCTGAACGACCCGCGGACGCCCCAGGTTCTACGCGAACCGCTGAGCGGCGGCGGCATCGTTCATTGGGTACGGGAACGCCACCGGCACAAGCAGCAACAACTCCAGAACGCCCTGGTGGGAGGAGAACCCAGCGCGATCCGGCGCCTGTTGAGCGCAGATGACACGCCTTTTGAGGTCCGGGAAGCGCTTCTGATCGGTACCCCCAGCCAACGCCGCGCCCTCGCGGAGCGTCTTCTCAAGGACGGACCCAACAACGAAGCCAACGAGATTTTTAGCACGCAGCGTACCCGCCTCGACGGCGCCATGTACGGCCTCAACGCTGCCCGTTCACAAGTGAGGCAGGCGCTCGATGTATTTGAAGTTGGGCTGAAAGAGGCATTGACGCTGGCGCTCCGGAACGTCTTCCAGGCAGGCCTGATCGTCGCACTTCTCGCACTGCTCGTCACCCTGACGTTGCCAGGCACGAAGCGGCAGACGCAACTGGCCCGTGTCGCGCGGGGCGAGTTACTCCAACCTCCTCAGCCGTCCAATGACATAACTCCGGTGCGATCACACAAACGACTGCTTACAGCAGAAGAAGACGGGGTGAAGCGCAGGAGGAAAAAACGTCTACGGGGGAGCACAAAAGGAATAGCTGATTAA